A single region of the Biomaibacter acetigenes genome encodes:
- a CDS encoding Gfo/Idh/MocA family protein, producing MILESLQDAKEICVTAAADIDKKKAEEFKQRFNIVKIYDNADDLINDLDTDIIIISTPPFMHVHLARKTLLAGKHVFLEKPGAMNRKICRNWWI from the coding sequence ATGATTCTGGAATCACTGCAGGACGCCAAAGAGATATGTGTGACCGCCGCAGCGGATATCGATAAAAAAAAGGCTGAAGAATTCAAGCAAAGATTTAATATCGTAAAGATATATGACAATGCCGACGACCTCATAAATGACCTGGATACGGATATCATCATTATTTCCACACCTCCATTTATGCACGTTCACCTGGCCAGGAAGACGCTATTGGCGGGCAAACACGTATTTCTGGAAAAGCCCGGAGCTATGAACCGAAAGATATGCAGGAATTGGTGGATTTAG
- the dusB gene encoding tRNA dihydrouridine synthase DusB: MPDIPLFLAPMAGITDRPFRMICKEMGADILITEMISTRGLFYNDQKTHKLLEIGEDEHPIGVQLFGNDPEFFSHAVKKIQDLTFDFININMGCPTPKIVKNGDGCALMKVPDLAAKIIEYTVRASKKPVNIKIRKGWDENSINAVEFSIMAEKSGASQIIVHARTRESFYSGKADWDIIKKVKQAVGIPVIGNGDVFSPQDAKAMLEKTVCDGIMIGRGALGNPWIFREIKFFLKTGKQLPPPEMKERLETMLLHLDRAVEFHGERMGVLEMRKHLAWYLKGLPHSAPVKRAIQEEKDPRQIKHILTKFFAGIGQLQ; this comes from the coding sequence ATGCCTGACATCCCGCTGTTCCTCGCTCCCATGGCCGGCATCACCGACAGGCCTTTCAGAATGATCTGCAAGGAGATGGGGGCGGATATTCTTATTACCGAGATGATAAGCACCCGGGGCTTATTTTATAATGACCAGAAAACCCATAAACTCCTGGAGATAGGAGAAGATGAACACCCTATCGGTGTTCAGCTTTTCGGGAACGACCCCGAATTTTTCTCTCATGCGGTAAAAAAAATTCAGGACTTGACCTTTGATTTCATAAACATCAACATGGGATGCCCCACACCCAAAATAGTTAAAAATGGCGACGGCTGCGCCCTGATGAAAGTTCCGGACCTGGCTGCAAAAATCATAGAATATACCGTAAGAGCTTCCAAAAAGCCGGTAAACATTAAAATCCGCAAGGGATGGGATGAAAACAGCATCAATGCCGTGGAGTTTTCGATCATGGCCGAAAAAAGCGGGGCATCGCAAATCATAGTGCACGCCAGGACCAGGGAGAGTTTTTATTCCGGCAAAGCTGACTGGGATATCATAAAAAAGGTAAAGCAGGCTGTCGGTATTCCGGTCATCGGAAACGGAGATGTTTTTTCCCCGCAAGACGCTAAAGCTATGCTGGAAAAAACCGTGTGCGACGGCATTATGATAGGCCGGGGAGCCCTTGGGAATCCCTGGATTTTCAGAGAGATAAAATTTTTTCTTAAAACCGGTAAGCAGCTACCGCCTCCGGAAATGAAGGAAAGGCTTGAAACAATGCTGCTTCACCTGGACAGGGCAGTGGAATTTCACGGGGAGCGCATGGGGGTGCTCGAAATGAGAAAACATCTGGCGTGGTATCTCAAAGGTCTCCCTCATTCCGCTCCGGTAAAAAGGGCAATCCAGGAAGAAAAAGACCCCAGACAAATAAAACATATACTGACCAAATTTTTTGCAGGTATTGGTCAACTGCAGTAA
- a CDS encoding type III pantothenate kinase translates to MLLAVDVGNTNIVFGIYDGKDLVASWRMATHREQTEDEYGIMLKSLLRDAGIELQKINGAIISSVVPTITPVLERMCARYFSIKALVVGPGIKTGINIKYENPREVGADRIVNAVAAYYKYGGPVIIVDFGTATTFDAVTAGLDYLGGAIAPGIGISTEALFKSAARLYRVEIARPDKIIGRNTAASMQAGIFYGYVGLVDNIVERMKREMGGGRIFTVATGGLAPLICSETRTIDEVDIMLTLDGLRLLYEKNDETTEGKL, encoded by the coding sequence ATGCTGTTGGCAGTTGATGTGGGCAATACCAATATAGTATTTGGAATATACGATGGCAAGGACCTGGTGGCCTCCTGGAGGATGGCCACCCACCGTGAGCAAACCGAAGATGAATACGGCATAATGCTCAAATCTCTTTTGAGGGATGCGGGTATCGAGCTTCAGAAAATAAACGGCGCCATTATCTCTTCGGTGGTGCCCACCATAACTCCGGTCCTGGAGAGGATGTGCGCCAGATACTTTTCCATAAAAGCACTGGTGGTGGGGCCGGGGATAAAAACCGGCATCAACATAAAATATGAGAATCCCCGGGAAGTGGGGGCAGACCGAATAGTAAACGCTGTAGCGGCATATTATAAATACGGAGGGCCTGTCATAATAGTGGATTTTGGAACCGCCACCACCTTCGATGCCGTGACGGCGGGGCTGGATTACCTTGGGGGAGCCATCGCCCCGGGGATAGGCATTTCCACCGAGGCGCTGTTCAAGAGCGCTGCCCGGCTTTACCGGGTGGAGATAGCCAGGCCCGATAAAATTATCGGAAGGAACACCGCTGCCAGCATGCAGGCAGGAATATTCTACGGTTATGTGGGCCTGGTGGATAACATAGTTGAGAGGATGAAACGGGAAATGGGCGGTGGGAGAATTTTCACCGTGGCCACCGGAGGCCTTGCGCCCCTTATATGCAGCGAAACCAGGACCATAGATGAAGTTGACATAATGCTCACACTGGATGGTCTTCGACTGCTCTACGAAAAAAATGATGAAACGACAGAGGGAAAACTTTAG
- a CDS encoding ECF transporter S component, which produces MKTESAIGRRWQTRTLTVAGLLGAVSVVLGMTPLGFIPVPTAAGHATIMHVPAILGGVLEGPVVGALTGLIFGLYSFMQAGSALFADPLIAILPRIFIGVVAYGVYRLTKSDALAAAFGTITNTAGVLGLAVLRGYLTGPVAWGVALTHGIPEIVVAVAITVIVSKTCRKFRR; this is translated from the coding sequence ATGAAGACGGAGTCAGCTATCGGAAGGAGATGGCAAACCAGGACCCTGACGGTGGCGGGCCTGCTGGGAGCGGTTTCTGTGGTGCTCGGCATGACACCCCTGGGATTTATACCCGTGCCCACAGCAGCAGGCCATGCAACCATCATGCATGTCCCGGCCATTCTCGGCGGTGTGCTGGAGGGACCGGTAGTGGGAGCCCTTACGGGTCTCATATTCGGCCTTTACAGCTTCATGCAGGCGGGGAGCGCACTATTTGCGGACCCCCTGATTGCCATTTTGCCGAGAATCTTCATAGGTGTTGTGGCATATGGTGTTTACCGGTTGACTAAAAGTGATGCCCTGGCGGCGGCATTCGGCACCATTACCAACACTGCGGGAGTTCTGGGGCTTGCCGTGCTAAGGGGATACCTGACCGGGCCTGTGGCCTGGGGTGTGGCGCTCACCCACGGTATTCCCGAAATCGTGGTGGCCGTGGCAATTACGGTCATCGTGTCTAAGACTTGCAGAAAGTTTAGAAGGTGA
- a CDS encoding ArsR/SmtB family transcription factor, whose translation MTLKNISEYQVQFLQGLADRTRLRIINALKEQEKTVTQLVAELGSSQANISGHLRTLKESGILKSRQKGKYVFYSLRDEAINEFLSYMEEMLFNLRQKAIMEGI comes from the coding sequence TTGACATTAAAGAATATATCGGAATACCAGGTTCAGTTTTTGCAGGGCCTGGCCGACAGGACCAGGTTGAGGATCATCAATGCCTTAAAAGAACAAGAAAAGACCGTGACTCAGCTGGTAGCAGAATTGGGTAGTTCTCAGGCGAACATCTCCGGCCATCTCAGGACACTGAAGGAAAGCGGCATACTGAAAAGCCGCCAGAAAGGCAAGTATGTATTTTACAGCTTGAGGGACGAGGCTATCAATGAATTCTTGAGTTACATGGAAGAAATGCTTTTCAACTTGAGGCAAAAAGCCATAATGGAGGGCATATAA
- a CDS encoding radical SAM protein gives MDLAHTYLGEKVIEQGLKFIVKRPMDNMDRILEWVEKLPMAPHQRADVQSVKEFLRNKDTNWYRLADRLFTEIDPHVREKFAVNFFLNANFLGVPKQQEMAQKLGYSVPFAILIDPTERCNLSCTGCWAGDYQRKEELDFDTLDRVLTEAEELGIYFIVVSGGEPLVRKNDIIKLAEKHNSQVFHLFTNGTLVDDEFIGEMKRVGNITLAFSIEGFEQTTDARRGRGVFKKVMDAMDRMRKAGLIYGVSTTYSRNNTEELASEEFVDMLVDKGVTFAWYFTYIPIGKDVDISMMATPEQRAYMYERILEYRRTKPVFIMDFWNDGEASNGCIAGGRRYLHINARGDVEPCAFVHYATCNIKNVSLQEALGSPLMRAYQKRQPFNQNLRRPCPIIDNPEMLKEMVEESGAYPTQLHADETAEEFAEKLTPYADSWADIADRIWEEKHSEQKQALDIK, from the coding sequence ATGGACCTGGCTCATACATACCTTGGGGAAAAGGTTATTGAACAGGGGTTGAAATTTATAGTAAAAAGGCCCATGGACAACATGGATAGGATTCTGGAGTGGGTAGAAAAATTACCCATGGCGCCGCATCAAAGAGCCGATGTTCAAAGTGTGAAGGAGTTTTTAAGAAACAAGGATACCAATTGGTATCGGCTCGCTGACAGGCTGTTTACTGAAATTGACCCACATGTCAGGGAAAAGTTTGCGGTCAACTTCTTTTTAAACGCAAACTTTCTTGGGGTTCCCAAACAGCAGGAGATGGCCCAAAAGCTGGGTTATTCCGTGCCCTTTGCCATTCTCATTGACCCTACCGAAAGGTGCAATTTGAGCTGCACCGGGTGCTGGGCAGGAGATTATCAGAGGAAGGAAGAGTTGGATTTTGACACTCTTGACAGGGTATTGACAGAAGCGGAAGAATTGGGTATATATTTCATAGTGGTGTCCGGAGGGGAACCTCTTGTTAGAAAAAATGATATAATAAAATTAGCCGAAAAACACAATTCCCAGGTGTTTCACCTTTTTACCAACGGCACTCTCGTGGATGACGAATTTATCGGGGAGATGAAACGGGTAGGAAACATAACGCTGGCTTTCAGCATAGAAGGATTTGAACAAACCACCGATGCCCGCCGCGGCCGGGGCGTTTTTAAAAAGGTCATGGACGCCATGGACAGGATGAGAAAGGCAGGCCTCATATACGGCGTTTCTACCACATATTCCAGAAATAATACTGAAGAACTGGCCAGCGAGGAGTTTGTGGATATGCTGGTAGATAAGGGTGTAACCTTCGCGTGGTATTTTACCTATATACCTATAGGTAAGGATGTGGATATTTCCATGATGGCCACACCGGAGCAGAGGGCTTACATGTACGAAAGGATTCTGGAGTACCGCAGAACCAAGCCTGTGTTCATAATGGATTTCTGGAACGATGGGGAAGCCTCCAATGGATGTATAGCCGGAGGCAGAAGATACCTGCATATAAATGCCCGGGGAGATGTAGAGCCCTGTGCCTTTGTCCATTACGCCACCTGTAACATAAAGAATGTATCTCTGCAAGAAGCCCTGGGTTCTCCTCTGATGAGGGCATATCAAAAGAGGCAGCCCTTCAACCAGAATTTAAGGCGGCCCTGTCCCATTATCGATAATCCGGAAATGCTCAAAGAAATGGTAGAGGAGAGTGGAGCCTATCCTACCCAGCTTCATGCCGATGAAACCGCGGAGGAGTTTGCCGAGAAGCTTACACCCTATGCCGACAGCTGGGCGGACATTGCCGACAGGATATGGGAGGAAAAACACTCGGAACAAAAACAAGCGCTGGACATAAAATGA
- a CDS encoding DMT family transporter, with protein MAGVAMATQGSMNSALSKAIGLSEATFVVHFSATVVILIILILGISHGNWGNYSQVPWYYYLGGFIGVLITYGVVVSIPKLGVAVATTAIIVGQVLTACLVDHFGFFGLEKIPFTWLKFLGLVFLSIGAKLLLN; from the coding sequence ATGGCAGGGGTAGCCATGGCGACCCAGGGCTCCATGAATTCTGCGTTAAGCAAGGCTATAGGCCTTTCTGAAGCCACTTTTGTGGTGCATTTTTCCGCTACGGTTGTCATACTGATTATTTTAATCCTGGGTATCAGTCATGGAAACTGGGGCAATTATTCCCAGGTGCCCTGGTATTATTACCTGGGGGGTTTTATCGGAGTCCTGATCACTTATGGTGTGGTGGTAAGCATTCCCAAACTCGGAGTGGCAGTGGCCACTACTGCCATCATCGTGGGCCAGGTGCTCACGGCATGTCTGGTAGACCACTTTGGATTTTTTGGGCTCGAAAAGATCCCCTTCACATGGTTGAAGTTCCTGGGTCTCGTGTTTTTATCTATCGGTGCAAAATTATTGCTGAATTGA
- the ftsH gene encoding ATP-dependent zinc metalloprotease FtsH, whose protein sequence is MNNFFRSISFYLLIFILILSLVQWYSNQDTTQVRINYTELIQLIDKNQVKNIKMVDNNISGTLKDGRNFVSYVPEVAGPLFIEKIQPKVDKGELTFDAEPRPQTPWWSSILPSVFLVLLFIVVWYFFMQQSQGGGSRVMSFGRSRAKLHTDDKRRVTFKDVAGVDEAKEELEEVVEFLKHPKKFIEIGARIPKGVLLIGPPGTGKTLLARAVAGEAGVPFFSISGSDFVEMFVGVGAARVRDLFEQAKKNAPCIVFIDEIDAVGRQRGAGLGGGHDEREQTLNQLLVEMDGFGVNEGIIILAATNRPDILDPALLRPGRFDREVVVDRPDVKGREEILKVHARNKPLNENVDLSVLARRTPGFTGADLENLMNEAALLSARRNKKKIDMPELEEAITRVIAGPEKKSRIMTDRERRLVAYHEAGHAVVAQLLPHVDPVHEVSIVPRGRAGGYTMILPKEDRFFMGKSELMDQVTHLLGGRASEELVLNEVSTGAQNDLERATEIARRMVMEYGMSENLGPMTLGHKQEEVFLGRDLTRGRNYSEEVAASIDKEVRNIIDKCYIKAKTLLSENVNKLHKVAQALLEREKLDEEEFLEVFASA, encoded by the coding sequence TTGAACAATTTTTTTAGAAGCATAAGTTTTTATCTATTGATATTTATCCTGATACTTTCGCTGGTGCAATGGTATTCCAACCAGGATACCACACAGGTGCGCATAAACTATACGGAACTTATCCAGCTGATAGATAAAAACCAGGTCAAAAATATTAAAATGGTCGATAATAATATAAGCGGCACTTTGAAAGATGGAAGAAACTTTGTAAGCTATGTTCCCGAAGTGGCTGGGCCGCTTTTCATCGAAAAGATACAGCCCAAGGTGGATAAGGGTGAACTGACCTTTGATGCCGAGCCAAGGCCTCAGACGCCGTGGTGGTCTTCAATCCTGCCATCGGTATTCCTGGTGCTGCTTTTTATCGTCGTATGGTATTTTTTCATGCAGCAGAGTCAGGGTGGAGGCAGCCGGGTCATGTCCTTCGGCCGCAGCCGGGCTAAACTCCACACCGATGATAAGAGGCGTGTAACTTTCAAGGATGTGGCCGGAGTGGATGAGGCAAAAGAGGAACTGGAAGAGGTTGTGGAATTTTTAAAACACCCCAAAAAATTCATAGAGATTGGGGCCAGAATACCAAAAGGAGTGCTTTTAATAGGTCCTCCCGGCACCGGGAAAACCCTGCTGGCCAGGGCTGTAGCCGGTGAAGCCGGAGTTCCCTTTTTCAGCATAAGCGGTTCCGACTTTGTGGAAATGTTTGTAGGCGTTGGGGCCGCCAGGGTGAGAGATCTTTTTGAACAGGCCAAAAAGAACGCTCCCTGCATCGTATTTATCGATGAGATAGATGCCGTTGGCAGGCAGAGGGGAGCAGGCCTTGGAGGCGGGCACGATGAGAGGGAGCAAACATTAAACCAGCTGCTGGTGGAAATGGATGGTTTTGGAGTAAATGAGGGAATTATAATTCTGGCCGCCACCAACAGGCCGGACATCCTGGACCCGGCGCTGCTGCGCCCCGGCAGGTTTGACCGGGAAGTAGTGGTGGACCGGCCCGATGTCAAGGGGCGCGAGGAAATTCTCAAGGTTCACGCCCGGAATAAGCCTCTTAACGAAAACGTCGATCTTTCGGTGCTGGCCAGAAGGACCCCGGGTTTTACGGGAGCTGACCTTGAAAATCTTATGAATGAGGCGGCACTGCTTTCGGCCCGTCGCAACAAGAAAAAGATAGATATGCCCGAGCTGGAAGAAGCCATTACCCGTGTAATAGCCGGCCCCGAGAAGAAGAGCCGCATCATGACCGACCGAGAGCGCAGGCTGGTGGCTTACCATGAGGCAGGGCACGCGGTGGTGGCGCAGCTTTTGCCCCACGTGGACCCGGTGCATGAGGTTTCCATTGTGCCCAGGGGAAGGGCAGGCGGGTATACCATGATCCTTCCCAAAGAGGACCGCTTCTTTATGGGCAAGAGCGAACTGATGGACCAGGTGACCCACCTGTTAGGAGGCAGGGCCTCGGAGGAACTGGTGCTCAATGAGGTCAGCACCGGGGCTCAGAATGACCTGGAGAGGGCCACGGAAATCGCCCGCAGGATGGTCATGGAATACGGTATGAGCGAAAATCTTGGTCCCATGACCCTGGGCCACAAGCAGGAAGAGGTTTTCCTGGGCCGGGACCTCACCCGCGGCAGAAACTACAGCGAAGAGGTGGCCGCATCCATCGACAAAGAAGTAAGAAATATCATAGATAAATGTTACATTAAGGCAAAAACTTTGCTTTCGGAAAATGTTAACAAACTTCACAAAGTGGCCCAGGCCTTGCTGGAACGCGAAAAGCTGGATGAAGAAGAGTTTCTGGAAGTATTCGCCAGCGCATAA
- the hpt gene encoding hypoxanthine phosphoribosyltransferase produces the protein MQNDIEKILISEEQIRNRLKELGKRITEDYRDKDNFLLVGVLKGAIIFMSDLIRHIDLPLQVDFMAISSYGASTESSGVVRILKDLEENVEGKNLLIVEDIIDSGLTLSYMYNILKSRKPASIKICTLLDKPSRRKADIKVDYLGFEIPDYFVVGYGLDYGEKYRNLPYICVLKPEIYQ, from the coding sequence ATGCAAAACGATATAGAAAAAATATTGATATCCGAAGAACAAATCCGGAACAGGTTGAAAGAACTGGGGAAAAGGATCACCGAGGATTACAGGGATAAGGACAATTTTTTGCTGGTGGGAGTGTTAAAGGGCGCCATTATATTCATGTCAGACCTTATCCGCCATATAGACCTGCCTCTGCAGGTGGACTTTATGGCCATATCCAGCTATGGAGCCTCTACGGAATCTTCTGGTGTGGTCAGGATTTTGAAGGACCTGGAGGAGAATGTAGAAGGCAAAAACCTTCTGATAGTGGAGGACATTATAGACTCGGGGCTGACTCTAAGTTACATGTATAATATACTCAAATCCCGCAAGCCTGCCAGCATTAAAATATGTACGCTGCTGGACAAACCCAGCCGACGAAAGGCAGATATTAAGGTAGATTACCTGGGCTTTGAAATTCCGGACTATTTTGTGGTGGGATACGGCCTGGATTACGGCGAGAAATACAGGAATCTGCCGTATATTTGCGTTTTGAAACCCGAGATTTACCAATGA
- the tilS gene encoding tRNA lysidine(34) synthetase TilS — MDVKQKFLETIAKYHMIQKGDEIMAGVSGGPDSVCLLHLLRACREELGIKLSAAHLDHMFRGRESREDALFVEALCREWDVPLYREEVDVPEYIRRTGLSPEDAARRARYAFFERAREKTGANKVALGHNRNDHEETVLMNIMRGTGIEGLLGIEPVRDFYIRPLLEVSRREIEEYLKLESIDYRIDSTNLKADYFRNRLRLELIPLIEQKYVPHFGASLRRLSEITRCDLSFLEEQTSAAWRQAVTCSQGRIKVDLKKFLPMHDAIKRRLVRKAVEELAGDVKDFEFRHTAMLVDFIKNSTAGSVIDLPKNLQGEKQYDCFYISLKNFRENGDYLYELFVPGRVEIKEAEVSIQAWVKPRRGLMIIRTNPLIAQLDYDKIKGNLIVRNRRPGDRFVPLGGHLKKLQDFFTDEKVPKKERDKVPLVTAGGNIIWVGGMRIDDRFKITEDTGTVLILKMERQED, encoded by the coding sequence ATGGATGTTAAGCAAAAATTTCTCGAAACCATCGCAAAATACCATATGATTCAAAAAGGCGATGAAATAATGGCCGGGGTTTCCGGCGGCCCCGATTCTGTGTGCCTTTTGCACCTTTTGCGGGCGTGCAGGGAAGAGCTTGGCATCAAGCTGTCGGCAGCCCATCTTGACCACATGTTCAGGGGCAGGGAATCCCGGGAGGATGCGCTTTTTGTTGAGGCTTTATGCCGGGAATGGGACGTTCCCCTCTACAGGGAGGAAGTAGATGTCCCTGAATATATCCGCAGGACCGGCCTTTCGCCGGAAGATGCCGCCCGGCGCGCAAGGTATGCGTTTTTTGAAAGGGCAAGAGAAAAAACCGGGGCAAACAAGGTGGCTCTGGGGCATAACAGGAATGACCATGAGGAAACGGTTTTGATGAATATAATGAGGGGGACCGGCATAGAAGGCCTGCTGGGTATTGAGCCGGTGCGGGATTTTTATATCAGGCCTTTACTGGAGGTTTCGAGGCGGGAGATCGAAGAGTATTTGAAGCTGGAAAGCATTGATTACAGGATTGACAGCACCAACCTCAAGGCTGATTATTTCAGGAACAGGCTCAGGCTGGAGCTCATACCCCTGATAGAGCAGAAATATGTCCCCCATTTTGGGGCGTCCCTCAGGCGGTTGTCTGAAATTACCAGATGTGACCTGTCATTTCTGGAAGAGCAAACCTCCGCGGCGTGGCGGCAGGCGGTCACCTGCAGCCAGGGAAGGATTAAAGTTGATTTAAAAAAATTCCTGCCTATGCATGATGCCATAAAGCGGAGACTGGTAAGAAAAGCGGTAGAGGAACTGGCCGGAGATGTCAAGGATTTTGAATTCAGGCACACCGCCATGCTGGTAGATTTCATAAAAAATTCCACGGCAGGCAGTGTCATAGACCTGCCAAAAAACCTTCAGGGAGAAAAGCAGTATGATTGTTTTTATATATCATTGAAAAACTTCAGGGAAAATGGGGATTATTTATATGAACTTTTTGTGCCCGGCCGGGTGGAAATAAAAGAGGCGGAAGTCTCCATCCAGGCCTGGGTCAAGCCCCGGAGAGGGTTGATGATAATAAGAACCAATCCCTTGATAGCCCAATTGGATTATGATAAAATAAAAGGAAATTTAATTGTTAGAAACCGCCGTCCCGGCGACCGTTTTGTTCCCCTTGGAGGCCATTTAAAAAAACTTCAGGATTTTTTCACCGATGAAAAGGTGCCTAAAAAAGAGAGGGATAAAGTGCCTCTGGTAACAGCAGGCGGGAATATAATCTGGGTCGGAGGCATGAGAATCGATGACAGGTTTAAAATAACCGAAGATACCGGGACCGTTTTAATATTAAAAATGGAGAGGCAGGAGGATTAA
- a CDS encoding protein kinase domain-containing protein, which translates to MYKGKHPQANIKKGPLTLKNALDIGIKLGGILEKIHRKGLIYCDLKPENVIVCSDGSVKLVDLAGIMREGASIREFTKNYDRGAWNMGPRIADRNYNMFSLACIIIEMLEPQKFKKAAHISGLLSVVRSKYPPGFFNLINSALKGSIEFDVFYRNLISHSAQIKDKNPSPSADTILNIMLVCSVLFFIFTILLAAG; encoded by the coding sequence ATATATAAAGGGAAACACCCTCAGGCAAATATTAAAAAAGGGCCCCTCACTTTAAAAAATGCTCTGGATATCGGTATAAAACTCGGAGGGATTTTAGAAAAAATCCACCGTAAAGGCCTTATATACTGCGATTTAAAGCCGGAAAACGTCATTGTATGTTCCGATGGCAGCGTAAAGCTGGTGGACCTCGCGGGAATCATGCGGGAAGGGGCCAGTATAAGGGAATTTACAAAAAACTATGACCGGGGGGCCTGGAACATGGGCCCGCGGATTGCGGACAGGAATTATAACATGTTTTCCCTGGCCTGTATAATAATCGAGATGCTGGAACCCCAAAAGTTTAAAAAAGCCGCACACATATCCGGTTTATTATCAGTGGTCCGCTCGAAATATCCTCCGGGATTTTTTAACTTGATAAACTCCGCCCTGAAGGGCAGTATTGAATTCGATGTTTTTTACCGGAATCTTATAAGTCATTCCGCACAAATCAAGGATAAAAATCCTTCCCCAAGCGCAGATACAATTTTAAATATCATGCTGGTATGTTCAGTTTTGTTTTTTATATTTACCATCCTGCTGGCGGCAGGATAA
- a CDS encoding vWA domain-containing protein, whose protein sequence is MKKSYLKQIILITDGCSNVGGDPSNAAAFCHERGIIVNTIGICKQGSAGAREVESIARAGGGEFQIVELQELSESVTMVTHKSTLNTIRSLVSRELEKSFGKGLQDLAPEKRDDVVKIIEKMEDDIPLKCLILLDTSGSMAEKLPAAKDSAVNLVKSLSVRKSGGLVAVVTFPGPSGRFTCLESDFTNDEKQLNTMILKPSAGGATPTAYALKDAAGLFEKESLAWEGEYVV, encoded by the coding sequence ATGAAGAAATCATATCTTAAGCAAATAATCCTTATCACCGACGGATGTTCCAATGTCGGGGGAGATCCTTCGAACGCCGCAGCCTTTTGCCATGAACGGGGAATCATAGTGAATACCATAGGTATCTGTAAACAGGGTAGCGCCGGAGCCCGGGAAGTTGAAAGCATAGCCCGCGCCGGCGGTGGTGAATTTCAAATAGTAGAGCTTCAAGAACTTTCGGAAAGCGTCACGATGGTTACCCACAAATCCACCCTGAACACCATCCGGAGCTTAGTAAGCAGGGAATTGGAAAAAAGTTTCGGAAAAGGCCTTCAAGATCTGGCTCCGGAAAAGAGGGACGATGTGGTGAAAATCATAGAAAAGATGGAGGATGACATCCCATTAAAATGCCTCATACTGCTGGACACCAGCGGGAGCATGGCGGAAAAACTCCCTGCTGCCAAGGACAGCGCCGTAAATCTTGTTAAATCCCTTTCTGTACGCAAATCCGGCGGCCTGGTGGCTGTAGTAACCTTTCCCGGACCATCCGGTCGGTTTACCTGTCTTGAATCAGATTTTACAAATGATGAAAAGCAGTTGAATACCATGATATTGAAGCCTTCAGCGGGAGGAGCCACACCCACAGCTTATGCACTGAAAGATGCTGCAGGGTTGTTTGAAAAGGAATCCCTGGCCTGGGAGGGTGAATATGTGGTATAA